Part of the Bacteriovorax stolpii genome, ACCGCGAAGGTGGCGCTCCTAACAACAACCAATCACAAGCACGTGATAACAATAACAAACCGAAAACCGAAAACTAGGAGAGGCCTTTATGAAAAAATTACTTCTTGCTTGCTCACTACTTTTATCCCTGCCGGTATTTGCTAAGACTAATGTTCAAGGAAACATCGAACTGTCGTCTGAAAAAGGTGTTGAAAGACACTACTACCACTTTGGTGTTCAAAGAGTGCACTCGTACTCATCGATCGCTTATCGTGTAACAAACACAGGAACAACTCCACTGAACATGATCCGCGCAACAATTGGTGGGACAAACTACGGAGCGAGCACAAACTGCCGCACACTTCAGCCAGGTGAGAGATGTTCTTTTAGAATCGACTACCGTCCATTCTTCGAAGGATACCACACTGGAAGATTCACGCTTTCATTTGACCAAGACAGCCACATTGTCGTGGATGTTTCTGGACAAGCTGTTCGTTAATTTTTAAATTTTAATTTAAGACAAAAAAAAGGCCCTCTATTAAGAGGGCCTTTTTATTTTGACGACTAGAAGTCGCAGTTTTTTGGAGTTCTTGGAAACGGAATCACATCTCTAATGTTGTTCATCCCCGTGATGTACATAAGCGCCCTTTCAAACCCTAGACCAAATCCTGCGTGCGGCACAGATCCAAAACGACGAAGGTCTAAGTACCACCATAGCGGTTCTTTTTGCATGTGCATTTCATCCATTCTCGCTTCAAGCTTTGCAAGATCGTCTTCACGTTGAGAGCCACCGATGATTTCACCTACACCTGGAACCAGGATATCCATCGCACGGACAGTTTTTCCATCCGGGTTTTGCTTCATGTAGAAGGCCTTAAATTGTTTTGGGTAATCCGTTACGATAACCGGCATCTTGAAGTGAACTTCTGCCAGGTAGCGCTCATGTTCAGTTTGTAGCTCGTCTCCCCAGTTTGTCGGGTATTCGAATTTCTTAACGGCCGGGTCAACCTTCCCTAAAATCTCCATCGCTTCAGTGTAAGTGATGCGCATGAATTTAGAGTCGCGAACGTGTTTTAAGATCTCCATGTGGTTTTTCTCACAAGTAGCGTCTTCGCGGTTGATTAGGAACTCAAGCTCTTTAGGAGCTTTTTCCAGAGCGTAAGCAATTAAGTATTTAATGTAGTCTGTAGCAAGGCCTGCGATTTCATCCAAATCAGCAAAAGCAACTTCCGGCTCAATCATCCAGAATTCAGAAAGGTGGCGAGTTGTGTTTGAGTTCTCCGATCTAAATGTCGGCCCAAAGGTATAAACAGCTCCCAACCCCATAGCGTAACACTCACCTTCTAGCTGACCAGTAACGGCCAGGAAAGTTTCTTTTCCAAAATAGTCGCGAGAGAAATCAAGTTTCCCTTCTTTTGTTTTTGGTGACTTTGTCACATCTGAGGCCAGTGTTGAAACCGTAAACATTTCACCTGCACCTTCAGCGTCTACGCCTGAGATGATCGGCGAGTTTAAGTAGAAAAATCCCCTGTTAGAGAAGAATTCATGAGTGGCCATCGCTAAATGGTGGCGAACTCTCATGATCGCTCCAAACGTGTTTGTTCTGATTCTAAGGTGAGCTTGCTCTCTTAGGAACTCTAGTGATGTCGCTTTCTTTTGCAGCGGGTATGTTTCATCAGTTTTCCCGATGATCTCAACAGACTTTGCCTGCATTTCAATTGATTGAACTTTTCCACCACCGCGAACCAGGCGTCCAGTCACAGCAACTGCTGAGCCAGAAAGAAGGCCTGCAACTTCAGCGTAGTTTGGCAGGACTTCATCGACGATAATTTGTAGGTTCTCTTGAGAAGAGCCATCGTTTAAAACCAGGAATGAAAATTTCTTAGAGTTACGAACAGATCTTAGCCAACCTTTGACTGTGGCGTCTGTATCAACGATTTCTTCTGTTAAAATTTTTTTTACACTTAAGCGGTCCATATATTTCCTTATCTATTAAAATAATTTTTAAGCGAGTTGTTCTTTGATCTTTTTTACTTGCTCAAGACGTAAACGGGCCCCAAACTGAGTGACCAGTGTTGAAGAAGCAAAACAGCCTAATTTAGCGGCTTCCCCGTACGTCATACCGTTATTAATACCGTATAACATCGCGCCTGCAAAAAGATCTCCCGCACCGTTGGTATCGATTGCTTCAACCGGCATCGTGACAACCTGGATTTCTTCTTTTCCATCGAAAACTAAAGCTCCTTTTGGCCCTAGAGTGATAGCAAAAGTTTTAGCAATTTTCTTTAGCGCGCTTACCGCTTCGTTTAGGTCATTTGATTTTGTGTAAGCGAAAGCTTCGGCTTCGTTACAAAATAGTAAATCAACGCCATCGCCGATCATCTCTTTTAGGCCATCAGCGAAGAAATTTACCATGTTGACGTCTGAGAACGTCAGCGCTGTTTTTACATTGTGAGTTTCAGCGATTTTTTTCGCTTTTATTGAAGCGTCTTTCCCTGTCGGACTCGCTACTAAATACCCTTCAATATAGAGGTAATTAGAATTTTTAATATGCTCTTCTATCAATTCTTTTGTAGAGAAATTTGATGTAATTCCTAAGAATGTATTCATCGTCCTGTCGGCATCTGGAGTGATAAGAACAATACACTTCCCAGTGATACCTGGTTCAAGTGAGCTTGATGAGAGGTTGGTTTCAACACCATTGTCCATCAGGTCTTTAAAGTAAAAATCCCCAGTTTCATCGCTGGCCACTTTACATGAGTAAAAGCTTTTTCCACCAAATTGAGACACGGCGATCATTGTGTTGGCAGCAGAGCCTCCACAAGATCTTTTATGTTGAGTTCCATGAAGAGTGTTAATGATTTCTGTTTGACGATTTTCATCTACCAGGGTCATAAGACCTTTTTCAATGTTGGCCTTTTTTAAGAAGTCTGCTGTGACTTCAAATTCCATATCGACCAGGGCGTTTCCAATTCCATAAACGTCAAATTTCTTTGCCATAACCTACTCATTCCTTTTAATATAAAATCTCTTTTTTGATTAAATTAGAATAATGAAAAACCGCTAAAAATGAAACAAAATAAACCTGTCAAAGAAAGCGCCACCCGTCTTGTTTACTCCAGCGATGGCTCCCATTTAAAACTCTGCAAAAAATGTGGTGAAGACCCATGCGTTTGCGCTGACTCACCTCTCCAATCAGTGCCGATTGATCCGGCAAAAGTCACTTTAAAGTTAAAATTGGAAAAGAACCAGCGCGGTGGAAAACTAGTGACAGTGATTCACGATTTTCCATTTAACCCGGCCTACTTTGAAGACCTGGCCAAAAAGCTAAAGAATCATTGTGGAACAGGTGGGACATATAAAAAAGAGGGCAAGCCCCAGATTGAACTTCAAGGGGACCAACGAGAAAAAGCCGAGGCCATGCTCACAAAACTTGGGTTTAAAACTAAACGCAGCGGCGGTTAAAAAATCTTATACATATCGTAGCGAGTGCTCTTACCAACGTAACTCGCTGTCGGTTTTTCTTTAATAGGGTCTGCTTCAAGTGGACGCTTCACGACCACTCTTTCGGTTGCCGTTTTTAAGGCCCATTCTAAAAATTCTTTTGAATCCGGATCATCACCGACAATCTCTTTGAAGATACGCATTTCCTTGCGGGCCAGGGCCGATTTCTTTTTGGCCGGGTACATGGGATCATAGTAGATGACTTCAGGTCTTACTGAGTGTGAAAGTGTTCTGGCATCGCCGAACTCTAAATGAAAATCCACTGGGAATCTTCGCAAAGCGTCTTTTAAGAGGAGAAAAACGGCCGGGTTTCGCTCAAAACTGGTGAGTTTTGCTCCAAAAAAAGAGATCAATAAACTGTCTTTACCCGTGCCACAAGTAGTGTC contains:
- a CDS encoding translation initiation factor, whose protein sequence is MKQNKPVKESATRLVYSSDGSHLKLCKKCGEDPCVCADSPLQSVPIDPAKVTLKLKLEKNQRGGKLVTVIHDFPFNPAYFEDLAKKLKNHCGTGGTYKKEGKPQIELQGDQREKAEAMLTKLGFKTKRSGG
- a CDS encoding adenosine kinase, which produces MAKKFDVYGIGNALVDMEFEVTADFLKKANIEKGLMTLVDENRQTEIINTLHGTQHKRSCGGSAANTMIAVSQFGGKSFYSCKVASDETGDFYFKDLMDNGVETNLSSSSLEPGITGKCIVLITPDADRTMNTFLGITSNFSTKELIEEHIKNSNYLYIEGYLVASPTGKDASIKAKKIAETHNVKTALTFSDVNMVNFFADGLKEMIGDGVDLLFCNEAEAFAYTKSNDLNEAVSALKKIAKTFAITLGPKGALVFDGKEEIQVVTMPVEAIDTNGAGDLFAGAMLYGINNGMTYGEAAKLGCFASSTLVTQFGARLRLEQVKKIKEQLA
- a CDS encoding class I SAM-dependent methyltransferase; amino-acid sequence: MSDENASLWPDFLKSALHENERFSLVVEPERKLCDLCDYLYYREEILSFHSNELGEMSFDFEELMKYHQRQNYALSKEPLAKALAIKGSGEKRVIWDTTCGTGKDSLLISFFGAKLTSFERNPAVFLLLKDALRRFPVDFHLEFGDARTLSHSVRPEVIYYDPMYPAKKKSALARKEMRIFKEIVGDDPDSKEFLEWALKTATERVVVKRPLEADPIKEKPTASYVGKSTRYDMYKIF
- the asnS gene encoding asparagine--tRNA ligase, with the protein product MDRLSVKKILTEEIVDTDATVKGWLRSVRNSKKFSFLVLNDGSSQENLQIIVDEVLPNYAEVAGLLSGSAVAVTGRLVRGGGKVQSIEMQAKSVEIIGKTDETYPLQKKATSLEFLREQAHLRIRTNTFGAIMRVRHHLAMATHEFFSNRGFFYLNSPIISGVDAEGAGEMFTVSTLASDVTKSPKTKEGKLDFSRDYFGKETFLAVTGQLEGECYAMGLGAVYTFGPTFRSENSNTTRHLSEFWMIEPEVAFADLDEIAGLATDYIKYLIAYALEKAPKELEFLINREDATCEKNHMEILKHVRDSKFMRITYTEAMEILGKVDPAVKKFEYPTNWGDELQTEHERYLAEVHFKMPVIVTDYPKQFKAFYMKQNPDGKTVRAMDILVPGVGEIIGGSQREDDLAKLEARMDEMHMQKEPLWWYLDLRRFGSVPHAGFGLGFERALMYITGMNNIRDVIPFPRTPKNCDF